A window of Marinobacter sp. es.042 genomic DNA:
CCTCTTGCGTGTCTATCTTTTAACCAAGTGTACGCTTATAGGTACGTACGTCAAGACGAACGTTCTGCATGACGCCCGCAATCACGCGCTTGTCGCGTGGATTGCATTGTTATGCCACCCAGACCAAAACATACCAATTATTGGTACTAGCGAGGTAGCATCATGCAAAAGAACACCAGCATCACTTTAGGCCAACATTTTGATGCGTTCATTGCAGAACAGCTCAAAAATGGCCGATACAGAACAACCAGCGAGGTCGTTCGTGCCGCATTGCGCCTGCTTGAAGAGTCTGAAACCCGCCTGACTACACTTCGTAAATTGCTTAAGGAAGGCGAGGACAGTGGTTTCGAAGACTACTCCTATAACTCGTTTATTCGTGAACTGGACAACAAAGGGCGCTGATGCCAAGTTTCAAGCTTTCCAGGAAGGCCAAAGCTGACCTCAAATCTATTGCCCTATACACGGAGCGTGAACGGGGTCGAGATCAACGAAACCACTATGTTCTCCAGTTCGATCAATGCTTCCACCTTCTGGCTGACAATCCGAATTTGGGGCACGCTTGCGATGAGATAAATCCAGGCTACCGACATTACCCTCAGGGGAGCCACATTATATTTTATCGGCTAGCCACCGAGGGTATTGTTGAAATTATCCGCACCCTACACGAACGCATGTTGCCTGAGGGGCATCTGCTTTAGGGCATAACGCGGTGCAAGATCAGCGTGTGTAACACGTCCGCTGACCTGACTTGTGAAAACCGGCCATCAGGAACCACCGGGCTCAGCCAGCCGCACCTCAACATTGCTGTGTTGCGATCCAGATTCGTTCTTATGCCGCGAACCGAAAAAATTGACCCATTGTCCCTGAACGAGCAGTAACTCCCCGTTGCCTGCACTGCTCCCATTACTCGTTGTGTAGCTTCCAGAATAGTTGAACTGAAATTGGCCGGGCGAGCCTGCGACTGGTTTGAGTTCGTAACCGATGGACAAATCACCCGAAGAAGCAAAGCCTCTATCCTCGCTCGACACACTAACCTTTAAGAGACTGGACTCCCTGAGAAAACTTGGCAGCAGGTCGGAGGGTGCGCCATCGGTTTTGGTGGCCAGACACTCACAGTACCGAACCTCCAATACCAGCGGTTTATTAGCGAGATAGTCCTCAGGAGCCGAGGTTTCGGCAAGAGCAATACTGGGGATCAAAGATAGAGACAGCAGAGTAATTTTCGATGCGATCCGTTGCATGTGACCTCCTGTGTTTTCGTTTTAACGCGAAGCTTTGCGGCAATTTTGGAGCCGCGAAGCGGTGGAAAAATTGTCCGGCAACAGCGACTGGTTAGATTTCTATCGTTCACCTTCCAGTTCATGCCATACCCGAAGAATGATAATGGCACTCAAATGTACTGAGTAGCGGACAACGTACTTGCCGAAAACCATATCGCGGATGGAATCGGGAACCGGCGCCATTTCAACCGGTGTTCCCATCTTTGGAAAGTCTGGTAGCAGTTCGATTTTGCTAACCAGCCCGGCCGCTATCCTGGAGGCCGCAGAGGGATTGTGGGCTGCTATAAATTCCCTAAGGCGCTTTAAGTCTTCAATGGCTTCGTCCGTGTAAACTAGTTTCAATTACCTGACCTCGGCGCATCCTGCTCGTTTTCGGTTCCCCAGCTACTAAGCCAGCTATGGACCTCGTTAGCATCGACTACCTTTCCTTGGGCCGCCGACTCCATTGCCTCAAGCGTTTGCTGCCAACGCTCATGCTCACGCTGTTGTTTTTCGATGTACTCCGAAAGCGCCTGGTTAATCACCCAGCCTTTACTTCGGTGAAGCCTGCCGGCAATTGCTTCCAGATGCTGCTCAACCTCTGCCTGAAGGCGAACTGTAGTGACACTCATGGCTGTACCCTCAAATTTGGTGACTACAACGTATTACAGCATAGTCTGCGAGGGAGCAGCAAAAATTTAACGCTTGCATAAGCGGCGCCCGACTAGGGCGTCCGGTGGAGGCCCATCGGGCCGGAGCAGACTTAATGCACTTGTTACAAGCTCACTCAAAGACCGGCCTCATAAAACTGCGCTCACAGCTTAGTACACAACGAGTTTCTTCGGCGTATTTGAATGCGGCCTGACAATCTGAGTTCTGGAACGAAGCCTCACGGTATTTTTCATAGGCTGCAAGAGACTCGAAAGTGAATAGTGCGATGGCAATGTTGTTAGCACCCTCGGAAGGCAAGAAATACCCATGGTGCTGACCGCCCAATTTCTGGACCAAAGGTATCCACATTTTCGAGTAGCGCTCGAACTCGGCGGCTTTGTAGGGATCTATCACGTACTTTAGATAGCAGGTAACCACTTGAACTCCCTTTCAGTTGGCCTTGTAACGAGGCTGTAGAAAAACCCGATTCCGAGCCGTTCCCAACGCCTGATTCCTGTAATTTTTATCGCGGCCATCAACTGGCCGATTCTCGTGACTTCGATGTTCAGCCATCCGCTTCGGCCTTTTGGGGCTCCTGGCGTCGGCATTGCTGGTTTCCAGCAGGCACTTTTCCGGGACTTGCGCCCTCGGCATTACGCCGCCATCCGCCCGTAATTCGCCAGCTTCTCAATATTGTGCACCAGGCAGTATAGCTGCCACTGGCCCTGCACCTTCTTCTTGCCCCGCAAACTGAAGCGGTTAAGACCCTTGTTCGTGCCGATGTTGCCGAACACTGGTTCTACCACCGACATACGGTGGCTGTAGATCTCTTTACCCTGCGGGCTATCCACCCGGTGTTTCATCCAGTCGGTGTAGTTGGGCAGGCGTTTGTGCTCGATAGTGAACGACACTTGTCGGCCCTTGCCTTTCCGATGATTAGCGGCGTTCGGATTCTGCATGCACTGGTGCTTCTTCGGGCAGTGACGGCATTGCAGTAAACGGCCCTGGAAATAGGCTCGGCTTTGGCCGTTCTGGTCTGCCCGGGTACCGTGGTACTTGAGGCTTTCGCCCGCCGGGCAAATGCAGGTCAGGTTCACAGGATCGAACTGGAATTCACTGGCCGGGATGATCTCCTTCCAGTCCGTGACCGGCTGGTTCTGATGGCGTTTGCCGTATTTGTCTTTCTGGTTCTGGAACCTCGGGTCGCGACTGCGGAATTTGTTGTCGGGCACGTAGCCGTTGATCTGCCGTTCGTGCAGGTACTTCATATTGGCTTCGTTGGCGAAGCCGGTATCGGCGGTAACGGTGGTGCCTTGCTGGTAGATACTGTCAGCGATACCCAGCTTCCTGAAGCGAGCTTCCACGCTCTCCAGTACCGGTTGCAGGGTGTGGTGTTCCTGGCCTTCGCCAAAGGCCTGGGCATCGATGATGACCTGGTGTTTTCTGTCCACCGTGGCCCCGCCGTTATAGCCCTGGATTGTGCCCTTACTGGTGGTCATCTTGGCACTTTCGTTATCGGTGAGGTTGCTCTTCACTTCCTTGTTCCGCTTCCCCCGGCCCATCCTTGGGCGGTTCGTCTTTAGGAAGCGGTCGACTTTCTTTGCCGCTTCATCCAGAGACAGGATGGTTTTCGCTCGTCGGATGTCACGATCCAGTTCGGCTTCGGTCTCTGCCTCGTCCCGCTCGTAATGGGCTTTGAGGTGATGGCTAACCAGCCGTCGCAACTTGGCACGTTTCTCTTCCAGCTCTTTGAAGGTGCCAGACCATTCCTTGGCCGCGTTCGAGGGCATCTTGCAGCCGTCGATGGCGAAGAGTTCGTTACCCAGCAGGCCCTGGTCGTGGCACACCAGCAGCACCTGCTCGAACAGCTCTTCGATTTCATCCGAGTGACTGCTGACGAACTTGGCCAGGGTGGTGAAATGCGGAACCGTATCGCAGGAAAGGGCCTTGAAGATGATGTTGGTCTTGCAGCACCACTGCATCTCGCGGCTGGAGGTGATGCCCTTGGAGTAGGCGAACAGGATGATCTTGAGCAGGATGGCCGGATCGTAGGCCAGCCGGCCAGTGTCTTCATTGCGGTATTTGGGATGGAAAACTGACAGGTCCAGCTTGTGTTCGATCAGGTAGTGCACCGCGTGTTCAAAGGTGCCGGGTTGAAGCTGTTCCTGGTAGTTGATCACGACCATGGCATCCTGGTCGTAGTTGTAATGCTTGAAGCGGGGCATGCCGACGACTCCTTGTCCGTTTGCCTGATCCTACCAAACCGGAGCGGGGATTTCGGGGTTTTTCTACAGCCTCAACGCTTTTGTTCAGCGGCGGCCTTTACGCAGCGAAGCGGAGAAAAGGGCGTCCGGTGGAGGCCAAAGGGCCGGAACGAACTGGAACTATTGGTTATATCCGGTCGACTGGTCACTCCATTGCTCGTCCAAGATAGTAATTTTGCATGGTTGCTCTGACTTAGGCTTCTCATTCCTTGTCGTGCAACGATCAAGGGCAACTTCCGCAGCTTCCGTGGCCGTCGAGTGATTAGCCGTCCAAGCCCAAGCACCACTGGCCGATTGAGCTATTGCCTTGTGTTTTTCAGCGTCTGCATATCTATGCGTGTAAACATTGTATGCTCGACGGGTCACAAAATAGTGCCCAATTGGATCGGCAGTTTTGTACGCCAA
This region includes:
- a CDS encoding type II toxin-antitoxin system ParD family antitoxin, encoding MQKNTSITLGQHFDAFIAEQLKNGRYRTTSEVVRAALRLLEESETRLTTLRKLLKEGEDSGFEDYSYNSFIRELDNKGR
- a CDS encoding type II toxin-antitoxin system RelE/ParE family toxin, producing MPSFKLSRKAKADLKSIALYTERERGRDQRNHYVLQFDQCFHLLADNPNLGHACDEINPGYRHYPQGSHIIFYRLATEGIVEIIRTLHERMLPEGHLL
- a CDS encoding type II toxin-antitoxin system RelE/ParE family toxin, which produces MKLVYTDEAIEDLKRLREFIAAHNPSAASRIAAGLVSKIELLPDFPKMGTPVEMAPVPDSIRDMVFGKYVVRYSVHLSAIIILRVWHELEGER
- a CDS encoding CopG family ribbon-helix-helix protein encodes the protein MSVTTVRLQAEVEQHLEAIAGRLHRSKGWVINQALSEYIEKQQREHERWQQTLEAMESAAQGKVVDANEVHSWLSSWGTENEQDAPRSGN
- a CDS encoding NIPSNAP family protein, translated to MVTCYLKYVIDPYKAAEFERYSKMWIPLVQKLGGQHHGYFLPSEGANNIAIALFTFESLAAYEKYREASFQNSDCQAAFKYAEETRCVLSCERSFMRPVFE
- a CDS encoding IS1182 family transposase; amino-acid sequence: MPRFKHYNYDQDAMVVINYQEQLQPGTFEHAVHYLIEHKLDLSVFHPKYRNEDTGRLAYDPAILLKIILFAYSKGITSSREMQWCCKTNIIFKALSCDTVPHFTTLAKFVSSHSDEIEELFEQVLLVCHDQGLLGNELFAIDGCKMPSNAAKEWSGTFKELEEKRAKLRRLVSHHLKAHYERDEAETEAELDRDIRRAKTILSLDEAAKKVDRFLKTNRPRMGRGKRNKEVKSNLTDNESAKMTTSKGTIQGYNGGATVDRKHQVIIDAQAFGEGQEHHTLQPVLESVEARFRKLGIADSIYQQGTTVTADTGFANEANMKYLHERQINGYVPDNKFRSRDPRFQNQKDKYGKRHQNQPVTDWKEIIPASEFQFDPVNLTCICPAGESLKYHGTRADQNGQSRAYFQGRLLQCRHCPKKHQCMQNPNAANHRKGKGRQVSFTIEHKRLPNYTDWMKHRVDSPQGKEIYSHRMSVVEPVFGNIGTNKGLNRFSLRGKKKVQGQWQLYCLVHNIEKLANYGRMAA